The genomic DNA AGCATGGCGATCCGTCCGCCGTGCGTCATGTTCGCGATCATGTCGCGCATGGCCTCGGGGCGGCCGGACATCTCCAGGCCGATGTCGAAGCCCTCGCGCAGGCCGAGCTTCTGCTGACCGTCGGCGATGGTCTGCTCGCCGACGTTGAGGGCGAGACTGACGCCGACCTTCCGGGCCAGGTCGAGCCGGGCCTCGCTGACGTCGGTGATCACGACGTTGCGGGCACCCGCGTGCTTGGCGACGGCCGCGGCCATGATGCCGATCGGTCCGGCGCCGGTGATCAGGACGTCCTCGCCGACCAGCGGGAACGACAGCGCGGTGTGCACGGCGTTGCCGAACGGGTCGAAGATCGCGGCGACGTCGAGGTCGACGGGGACCCGGTGCACCCACACGTTGGAGGCGGGGAGCGCGACGTACTCGGCGAATGCCCCGTCGCGGCCGACGCCGAGTCCCAGGGTGGAGCGGCACAGGTGGCGGCGTCCGGCCAGACAGTTGCGGCACTTTCCACAGACCAGGTGGCCTTCGCCGCTGACCAGTTCACCGACGGTGATGTCGACGACGTCGGCGCCGATCGCGGCGACCTCGCCGACGAACTCGTGGCCGAGGACGAGCGGCGTCTTCACGGCCTGCTGGGCCCAGCCGTCGTAGTTGCGGATGTGCAGGTCGGTCCCGCAGATGCCGGTACGGAGCACCTTGATCAGCACGTCCGAGGGGCCGATCTCCGGCTCGGGAACGTCCATCAGCCAGAGCCCGGGCTCGGCCTTCTGCTTCACGAGTGCCTTCACGGCTGCGGCTCCCTGTACGTGGTACGTGGTGATTGCCCCGGGCCGGGGGCATGCCTGAGACAGCCTGCGGCCCGGGGAAGAAGGAGGGACGGCATGGGCAGCGCGCGCGGTGATCGGCTGCCGCGCACCATCCTCTGCCGTCACGGAGAAATCTGCCGTACCCCGCGCCCCAGGTCCATCGAGGTTTTCTTAAGCACAGCCGCAGCTCCGCTTCATGCCGCACCGGACGGAGGGGCCGACCGTCCTGCGGAACGGGCGGCCGGCCCCCTGGAACCGCGCGTGGCGATCAGTCGCCGATCTCCTGCGGCGGATTGCCGTGGCCCGGTACCCCATCGGGCGTGAGGGCCCGGTCGTCCCCCGGATACGGCTTGGGCCATCCGGTGGACGCCTACCGGGTGATCCGGTTCAGCTGCGCCGGGTTCACCCCGCACGAGCCGGCGCACGCTTGCCGTCCGGCTCCCCCGCGGCCGCACCGCGCTCTCGCTGACTCTCGAGGCGCCGCTCGCGTACCCCGCGCACCTCGTGGCGTGCGGACCGTCCCGAAGTGCCCGGACCCACGCGGGGGAGAGGCGTACCCCAACACCGGACCGGGCCCGTGGCCGTAGTCCTGGCCGCTTCTCCCGGCGGCCGGACAGTCGCGCGGCGCGCATCCGGTCGGCGAGGGGCGCAGCGGTCTTCGGCAAGTCGGAGTGCGTCACTCGGGCGGTCGCCCACCGGGCAGGGAGCGAAGCCGCCGACGCGCTGCCCCTGACCGGGCCCGCACCCCTGCGTACCCTGTCTCCGTGTCAGCCTCCCGCCTGCGTCGCGTCGCCGTTCTTGTGCTCGAGGGTGCGAAACCGCTCGATGTCGGAATCCCCGCGCAGGTGTTCACGACGCGCGCGAGCATGCCGTACGAGGTGCGGTTGTGCGGCGCGGCACCTGGTCTCGTGACCGGTGGCGACGGCCTCTCGTACCACGTCGCCCATGGCCTCGACGCACTTGCGTGGGCCGACATCGTCTTCATCCCCGGCTACCGGTTCCCGGACCGCGACGATCCGCCGCAAGCCGTCGTCGACGCGCTGATCGCTGCCCACGACCGGGGCGCGCGGCTCGCCGCCATCTCGACGGGCGCCTTCGCACTCGCTGCGACGGGCCTGCTCGACGGCAAGCGCGCCACGACTCACTGGCACTACACACGGGCGCTCATGGCGAAGCATCCACTCATCCAGGTCGACGAGAACGTCCTGTTCGTCGACGAGGGCAGCGTGCTGACGTCGGCCGGTGCCGCCTCGGGCATCGACCTGTGCCTGCACATCCTGCGCCGCGACCTCGGGGTCGCCGCATCGAACCACGCGGCGCGGCGACTGGTCGCGGCCCCGTACCGCAGTGGCGGTCAGGCGCAGTACGTGCCGCGCAGCGTGCCCGAGCCGCTCGGTGAGCGGTTCGCCGACACCCGCGAGTGGGCGCTGCACCGGCTCGATGAGCCCCTCACCCTCGAGGTACTGGCGCGGCAGGCAGCGGTCTCGCCGCGCACGTTCTCGCGGCGCTTCGTGGAGGAGACCGGGTACACACCGATGCAGTGGGTCATGCGAGCCCGCGTCGACATGGCCCGCGAGCTGCTCGAGCGTTCACAGCGCAGTGTCGAGCAGATCGCCGCCGACGTCGGTCTCGGCACCGGTGCGAATCTGCGGCTGCACTTCCAGCACATCCTCGACACCACACCGAGCGAGTACCGGCGCACCTTCGCCCAAGGCGAGTAGTCCCGCCGCTTGGCGCGATCCTTTTGAACCGTGGCGATCCCGCCACTGTCACCGGCGGGTGCCGCGAGCGAGCCTGGTGGCGAACCGAAGGGACACCACTCATGACTCGCATCGCCATCAACGGATTCGGCCGCATCGGACGCAACGTGCTGCGCGCGCTGCTCGAACGTGACAGCAAGCTCGAGGTCGTCGCCGTCAACGACCTCACGGAGCCTGCCACCCTCGCACGGCTGCTCGCCTACGACACGACTGCGGGCCGGCTCGGTCGCCCGGTGACCGCCGACGGGGACGCCCTCGTTGTCGACGGCCGTCGCATCAAGGTGCTCGCCGAGCGTGAGCCGGCGCAGCTGCCGTGGGCCGAACTCGGTGTCGACGTCGTCCTGGAAGCGACCGGTCGCTTCACGTCGGCCAAGGCCGCCCGCGCCCACCTCGATGCGGGCGCGAAGAAGGTCCTGGTCAGCGCACCGTCGGACGGCGCTGACGTCACGCTGGCCTTCGGGGTCAACAGCGACACGTACGACCCGGCCGTGCACACGATCGTCTCGAACGCCTCGTGCACGACCAACGCGCTCGCACCGCTGGCCGCGGTACTCGACGAGCTCGCCGGCATCGAGCACGGCTTCATGACGACGGTGCACGCGTACACGCAGGAGCAGAACCTGCAGGACGGTCCGCACCGCGACGCCCGCCGCGCCAGGGCTGCCGCCGTCAACATCGTGCCGACCACGACGGGCGCCGCCAAGGCGATCGGTCTCGTGCTGCCGAACCTGGAAGGCAAGCTGTCGGGCGACTCGATCCGCGTTCCGGTTCCGGTGGGCTCGATCGTCGAACTCAACACGACCGTCGCCCGCGACGTGACGCGCGACGACGTGCTGGCGGCGTACCGCGCAGCGGCGGACGGGCCGCTCGCCGGCGTCCTGGAGTACTCGGACTTCCCGCTCGTGTCCTCCGACATCACGGGCAATCCGGCTTCGTCGATCTTCGACTCGGCTCTCACCCGGGTCGACGGCCGGCACATCAAGGTGGTCGCCTGGTACGACAACGAGTGGGGCTTCTCGAACCGTGTGATCGACACACTCGAGCTCCTCGCCACTCGCTGACTCGAGCGTGTCCGGCAGATGCGGGCCGGGAGCGCGTCGGTACCCGGACGGTCAGGACGCGCTCCGCACACGGCCCTGCGTATCGCCGCCCCGCCCTGGGGCCGGCTCCCGTCGGCGATGGACAGGACCGGCCGACTGGGCTCAAGGCCGGGAAAAACTCAAGCCCTCAGCTCTGGGGGACGTCCTTGACGAACACGATGCCGTCGCTGTCCGCCAGGTGCGCCGGGTCGAGCGGGGCGTAGCCGAACCAGGGTGACACGCGGGGCACGGGCCGCGTGTCGCCGAGGGCCGTGGCCAGCCGCGGGGCGTCGATGACACAGCGGTCCTCCGGGAGCGCGTACAGGAGTCCTTCGACGGTGTCCGGCGGCGGCGTGTCCACTCCCTGGTGCCGGATCGTGCCGAGGGCCGTGGCCACGAAGGCGTACCCGTCGCCCAGTCGGGCACTCACCAACGCGCCGGCGCCCCACCACTCCAACGGGATCCCGCCCATCCGCATCGTGCTCCTCCCCCGCTGGAGATGGGAGTTGTGGGCGTGGACGAGTGCCGGGCCCCGAGCGGCGACGGCGAGGAGGTTGTGGGCCATCATCTGGTCCCGCACACCCACCAGCCGGGTCATACGGGCCGGTGAGGTGTCGGCCATCCAGTAGTGGTAGCGCAGCAGACCGAGGGCGGTGCGCCCGTACAGTCGCGCCCGGTCCCAGTCGTCCCGCGAGGTCTCCGTGATCAGGTGCGGCGTCTGCGCGTCGAGCAGCGCCACCAGATCGTCGGCGAGCAGCCGCAGTCGGCCGGCCTCGGCCGACTGCCCCGTGGACCGGGACGGGTCCATCATCGCGGCGGGATCGGTCCACCGGTCGTCGGAGCCGAGCAGGCGGTCGAGTGTGTCCGCGGTGCAGGGGAGCAGGTTCGCGTCCACCCGGGTCGCGAGATAGCCGTGGAGCGCGGTGAGGGCCTGCCGGGGGCTCGCGGCGTGGGTGATCTCCAGCGGGCCGTCGAAACCGGCGAAGCGGAGCCGCTCGGACACGGGCCGGCCGTCGTCGTCGGCGCGGACGTTGTAGGCGCGCATCCAGCGCACGAGTTCGCGGTTGGCCGCGGAGGAGCCCCAACCGTGGCTGATTCCCTGCTCCATGACCTCGTCGAGAGAGCCCGTGCCCGAGGTGACGTAGTCGTCCACGACCAGGCCCCTCATGCAGTCGCTCTCGATCGTGATCGTCCGGTAGCCCTCCTGCTCGACAAGCTGCCGGAAGAGCTCGTTGCGCAGGTCGAGCAGAGCGTCCTCGCCGTGGGTGGGCTCGCCCAGGGCGAGCAGCCGAGGCCGGTCCGGGAGCAGCCTCATCACGGCGGCAGCCTCGACGGCATGGACGGTGTCCTTGATGTCAGTAGCCATGCCTTCAACGCTATCGTTGAACCGTTGGTTGAAACTTCCGCGCGATATCGTCGGCCCCATGGGGAGAAACCTTCAAAGCGGTGATCGGCTCAGGCCGGTCGATCTCGCGCGCGGGCACGGTCTGTCCACGCAGGCGGTCAGGAACTACGAGGAGGCCGGCATCCTTCCGGCCGCCGGCCGCACCCCCCACGGCTACCGCACCTATACCTCGCTGCACGCGGGGGCGCTGCGTGCGTTTCTTGCCCTCGTGCCCGGCCACGGTCACCGGACGGCGACGTCGATCATGCGGGCCGTGAACCAGGGCGCGGTCGATGGGGCGTTCCGCCTCATCGACGAGAGCCACGCCCAACTCCTCGACGACCGGCAGACCCTCCAGGCCGTGGAGAACGCCCTCCGCGACCTGGAGCCGGCCACGGTGCCCGGGCCCGGTGCGGGGCCGGAGCCGTCCGCGGTGTCCGGGCCGGGCGGCACGTTCATCGGGCCGCTGGCAGACCAGCTGGGAATCCGGCCCGCGACGCTACGTAAATGGGAGCGCGCCGGGCTGATGCGCCCGCACCGCGACCCGCAGACCGGGTACCGCGTCTACGGCGAGGCCGACGTACGGGACGCCCGGCTGACCCACCAACTCCGGCGGGGCGGCTACCTGCTGGAGCAGATCGCCCCGCTGATCGCCCAGGTGCGGACGGCCGGCGGGCTGGAACCGCTGGGGGCCGCACTGCACGACTGGCACGGTCGGCTGTCCGCCCGCGGGCGGGCGATGCTGACCGGGGCCGCAGAGCTGGAGGCGTACCTCCGCGAGCGCGGATGACACTTCGGTCGCCGGCGGAGGAGAACAGCGGTCAGCACCGGTTCCGTCTCGGCTGACCCCTCCGCCGACGCCGGCCTGGTCCCGGGCAGAGCCGTGCTCTGCGTCGCCGGATCGCCCAAGGTGCCCAGCCCACCGGGCAGACCGGGGAGGTACGAGTGCCGGCCGACAAGTGATGCGGTGCGTACGGCGAGAGACGGGGCCACACCCGATTTCCGGACGTCGAAACCGTTCAACAACTACGCGAACGCGGCGCCCATGGACCTGGTGTTGAAGAGTAAGAGGGCGTTGAGAACCAGGCCGAGGACGCCCATCCAGTCCTCCATGCCGTCCTGATATCGCTGGCACAACTGCCTGTTCCTGCCGCCGGAGACCTTCCGCGCGAGGACTGGCGGCCCTCCTGAAGGTTGGCCTGCACCTTGGTCTGTCGCGGCAGCCGGGCTCGTCGCCGGCCGGGCGCAGGATGTGCGGACCCAATCCAGTTCGAGGTCGCGCTCAGGCGATAGCCCCTACATCCGCCTGGCCGTCTTCCCGGACGGCAGCGCGGCCCGCATGCGCCTGCACGGCTCCCTGATGGGTACGAGCACGGGCGAACTGGGATGCCCATGACGAAGAGTCGGGCACGTAGCCCTCATTACTCCCGCCCATCGGACAGCTGCGCAACGATGCCTGCCCGACGAGCGGTTTCATGTTTGTTCAGAGTTTTGAACAAAACACTAGCCGTCAGGCGAATGTGCGGATGACAATCCAATACTCATCCTCTTCCACCGAAACAGCGCACAGATGGTGCCCGTCAGCTGACAGTGTCAGGAATTCAGGTGAACCTGTTGCCGCCGCGATGCGGGAAGGGAGGTTGCCCCCGATGGAGTCTCTCACGCGCACCCAACCCACAGCGCTGCCGCCGCTCCCAGGCGGAAGGATGAGGAACTCGCCGTCCTCTGCGGCGAGGAGTGTCTTGGACGTCTGCGCCTGCCACTGACGGTCGATCTCTTCGATGGCGTCGGATCGTGCCTCCCGGATCGTGACTTTCGGCTGCACATCGACGCCCGCTACGGCACGGATGGCCACCAGAGGAGTAGGCGCGGATGAAGGGGCATCCCCTTCAAGGATCACAAGACCGCACGATTGCAGAGTTGTTCTCCAATCCCGGACCCCACTGTCAGGCATTCAATTTCGTCCTTTCGCTAATCGGCGCGGTGCCACCGCCCTGCCGGCGCGAGCGGAAGGACGGCAGATCCGGCTCGACCATTGCCCATGGATCATCCGACACGAGTCGCTGCGACAGATCCCCACCCATGAACGATCATGATGCCGCTGCCGGGCGGCCCCCGGCGACGGTCGATTTAGGAGTTGGGCTGTTTGCCACCGCCACCTCAGAATGGGCGCATGGCTCCTCTTTCCATCGACCCGCGCCCGTTGAACGCCGACGAGCGCGCAGTGCTTGAACACATCCTGTCGGCGGAGTTCGACGGCGCGTCGCAACTACGGAATCAGCTGAACCGCACCGAGGTGATCGCCGCCTGGGGGCCCGACTCCGTCAGCGTCGACCTGCAGGTCCGGGAACCTTGCGAGCATGCAGCACTGCCGGAAGCGCTCGTGCCCGTAGACGCACAAGTCCATGACCCGTCCGGCGCCTACGTCGGGGAGATACTCGTGTGGACGGACCGGGGAGCCACGCTCGCAGCCCTGGAGTTCGCCTGGGTTACCGACGAGATGCCCGCGTCTCTGCCGGTCATCGTGGACGGCCAGCTCAGCTGGGCAGCCTGACAGGCTGTCGCCACCCTGAGCGCCTATGGTCCTGCAACGGGCGAGATCGCCACGTGAGACACCGTCTAAGGCACCCCGGCTGCTCTGAATGCGGCTTGCTCTGCGTCTGCCCTGTTCCAGAACGGGTTGCCCTTCTCTCCCCTCGGCGGGCAAGGCGTTAGCCCGAGGAGTTTCATCCAGGTGTGAGGGTTGTGGAAATAAGCGGCCGGGTTGGGGGCGGGCGTGATGCCCAGCGGTCAGAAGTGAGGTAACGAGCTGTCTCGGGGTCGTAGGAGCGGCAGTAGTTGCAATGAAGGCCAGTCTCAGGGTCGAAGTACTGGCCGGGGAAGCGGAGTGGGGTATACGCCGTGCTGGCCGTGGACCATGTTGTTGCCCCACAGTGTGCTGCGTGTGTGCCAGGCGACGGCGCCCGACTCGTCGATGAGTTCGGTCGGGGTGCCGATGAGGTCGGTGACGATGGCGAAGAAGCGCTCGTCGACGGTGCCTTGCGGGGACTCTGCCGACAGGATGCGTTCGGTCTGAGTCAGAGGACGGAAGCCGTCGTGGTCCCAAGTGACGGCGACCCGGTTGGGCAGCGCTTCTGCATCGGTGATCTGCTCGCACAGATTGGTCCGACCGATTTTCACTTGGCCGCCGTTCCGATGAGGTCCAGCTCGGCGCGGACCGTCTTGCCCGGCTGTACGCGGTCCAGCACCGCCCACCGGTCGGCCAGCGCCTCGACCAGGACCAGCCCGTGCCCGCTCCCGGAACCGGGCGGTGGCGCCACCACCTCCCCCGGCCTCGGCGGGCGCCGCTCGCCCCGGGTATCCGTGACCTCGATCCTCAGTACTCCGGGCGTGCGCCCGTCGCCCGATGCATGGGAGATCCGCAACTCGAAGTCCCGCCCCGGCACCCGGCCGTGCGTCACCGCGTTCGACGCCAGCTCGGCGACGATCAGCGCGGCGGTCTCGGACGCGTCGGCGCCGTACGGGACGCCCCAGTCGTTCAGTTGGTGCAGGGCAAGCCGTCGGGCGAGCCGGGCGCCGCGGGGCGTGGAACTGAATCGCTGCACGAACACACGCACGGTGAGGGGCGGTTGAGAGACGGGCGGTGCTTCCATGTGCTTACCGTGACGGCCGCCAGGTCGGTTTCACCAGCTCACGAACTCGTACGCCGAGTCACCGTACGAGTGCAGCGGGTCGACAGTACGGGTAACGGTTCGTGACGATAGGTGAGTTGTGGACCGGGACAGGCGGGCACGGGAGGTGGCCGGGCATGACGGACGGCGCGGGTGGCACGGGCGGTACGACGGGTACGGACGGGGAGCCGGAGACCTCCGACGGTCTGAAAGCTTTCGGCGAGGTGGTCAAGACCTTCCGTAAGCGGTCGCGGCTCACCCAGGAGGAGTTCGCCCCGAGGGTGCGGTACTCGGTTCCGACGGTCGCCTCGATCGAACAGGGGCGCCGGTTCCCACCACCCGCGTTCGTCGACCGGGCGGATGAGTTACTGGATGCGTTCGGGGTCATCAAGGCTGCGGCGAAGCACTTGTCGCGGCAGCGGGGGCTGGCGAAGTGGTTCCGGCATTGGGCGCAGCTCGAGGCAGACGCAACGACTCTGTACACGTACGAATGTCGTTTGATTCCCGGCCTGTTGCAGACCGAGGCGTATGCGCGAGCAGTGTTCGTCGACCAGCTCCCCCACTGGGGGACGAACAGATCGAGGCTCGGATGGCCGCCCGGGTCGCACGGATGGCGTTGTTGACGGAGCGGCCGAACACCGCGTACAGCTTCATCCTCGAAGAGCACCTGTTCCTGCGCCGAACAGGCGGAGCCGAGGTGTCACGCAAGCTGATCGATCACATTCTCCTGCTGGCGCAACTCCGCAACGTCGAAGTGCAGATCATGCCTCTCGTGCAGGAAAATCACGCGGGTCTCCACGGGCCCATGCAACTCTTGGAGACCCCGGAACACAAGTGGTTCGGCTATGGCGAAGGGCAGGAGAGCGGCCACTTCCATACCGACCCTGCAGTCGTCAGCACGCTCCAGATGCGTTATGCCAGGATGCGTTCACAGGCTCTCTCCCTGGAGGACTCGATGAGCCTGTTGCAGCGGATGCGAGGAGCGGCATGAGCACCACAGACTTGGCATGGTTCAAGAGTAGCCACAGCAGTGGTTCGGGCGACTCCTGCGTAGAGGTCGCCACCTGCCCCGACGCCGTCCACGTCCGGGATTCCAAGGTCGAAGAAGGACCTCAGCTCACCCTCTCCCCCGCCTCCTGGACCGGCTTCGTCGCCTACGCCGCCCAAGCCTGAGGCCACGTACGACAGGTACCTCGTCCCGCCTGACCGCCCGGCCCGGGACAGTTGCGCAGATCACGTTTCGGGAGCGTGCCTGCGGGCCCGCCGCACCTTGATAGCGTCGCTCCCGCGATTGCGGACCGTTCCCCGCCGGGGTCGTCGCCGCGCCCGTACGGCCGGTCCATGACGGACGGCCGACGAGGGCGGGGCGTGCTGGCGCACGGGGACGTACGTGGCAAGGACGAAGAGGGCCGACGCATGAGCCTCGCGCAGTTGCACTACACCTCGGCCTCCGCGGGGGAGGACGGGGTCGGCGCACGGTTCACGGCGGTCGGTGGCGGCATACCCACGCCGGTGCTGACCGAGGCGGAGCAACTGCTCGGTTACGAGCCTCCGGCCGGGGCGCCGTACCATCCGACCACCGCTGAACTCCGTTCGTTTCCGGAGACGTTCAGTTTCAGCGCGCTCTCCGACGGCAGTCATCTGCTGAGCCGCACCGTGGCACTCGGGGGGTCCGGCGCCTGTCACTTCCACGCGCATGCGGTGCATCTCCCGGCCGGAACGCGCCTGCCGGGCGGCGCGCTCCCGATCACGGCGTGGCGGTCGCCGAGCTGGGCATCGACCACGCCCGACGGCGGAACCCCGGACCGTATATCGGCCCTCCCCGCCTCTGCCGCCTTCGGGCAGGAGGCTCTCAACGACTTCGCGGTCTCCCGTAGCCCCTGGCTCGCGACGGTCTTCGCCGATCTGCGCAGGGTGAGCGAGAAACCGTCGTCGGCGCAGATCGTGCTCGTGGAGCGGCAGAGTGCGGACGTGGCCCGGTGGATCGCTCTGGCCGGAGCCGTGCTGCCCCCGGAGGACGCTCAGCGGCTGACGTTCACCACGTACACCCGCCGCCCTGCGCACTCACCGCACCAGGTGATCGGCGTACTGCCGGACGACGCACACGAGCTGACCGACCCGGCCTTCCGGGTGCACACGTGCGCCGGCCGCGCTCCGGAGGGTCCGGTGGATGCCTGGGCGGAGACGGTGGCCCGGATCTGGCGCGGCCGTGCGCCTGAACTGTTCCGGGCAGCTTCCGAGCTGCCCGGCGAACCCTTCGCCGCCGGACCACTCGCCTTCACCGCACTGCACGCGGGCATCGCGCTCGGCCCCAACGGGCGTGCCGCAGCCGCCGATTGGGCTGCCGAGAGGCCGTACGCGCTGGACGAACAGCAGGTGCACCGGCTGACCACCGCACTCACGGCACCGGCCGACGACCGTACCGCCGCCGAGTCGGAGTCGGTGGCCCGGCTGCTGTCGGCGCTCGAAGGACGTGTCCCCGCCACCGCCACGGCACCGCTCGCCGCACTGCTGGTGACGGAGGCGGTGCGGCGCAGCGACGCGGTGCTCGCCCTCCCGCCCCGGTCGGCGTTCGCCGAACCCGCCGTCGTGAAGGAGCTCGCCGAGGAGCTCGCTCCGGACCTGCTCGCGGAGCTCACCGCGGAGACGACGGTCGGGGAGACCATCGGACGCCAGGTGCAGCTGCTCCGGATCGCCCGGCTGCTCGACATGGATCTGACGGAACAGCTTCCCTCCGTCGCAAGGCACATGGCCCGGACTCTGCTCGCGGCTCCGGCACCGGACAGCGGCCCCGCGCTGCTCGACCTCCTGGACGAGCAGTTCGACGTCCGTACGGCGCTCCTGGGCGAACTCGACCGACGCGCCCTGACCGCTCCTTCCGCCGCCGAGGAACTCCTCACCCGCGTCGCCCTTCCCTTCACCGGCGCGCAGGCCCTGCCGCATCTGCGGATGTGCGCCGAGGCGCCCCGCGCGAAGGAGCAGGGATCCGACCGCATCATGGCGCTGCACACGGTGCTGCGCGCCGCCGGGTTCTCGCCCTTCGCCGAGCCACTGGTACTGCGTACCGCCATCGAGCTGATCTGGGGCGATGCCACCCCGACGGCGGGCGAGGCGCGGCTCCTGCTCGGCGAGTCCGGCTCCGACTCCCACCGGACGGCCGGTACGTGGTCGCACCTCCTCGCCGCCGCACTCTCCG from Streptomyces sp. NBC_01707 includes the following:
- the tdh gene encoding L-threonine 3-dehydrogenase, with amino-acid sequence MKALVKQKAEPGLWLMDVPEPEIGPSDVLIKVLRTGICGTDLHIRNYDGWAQQAVKTPLVLGHEFVGEVAAIGADVVDITVGELVSGEGHLVCGKCRNCLAGRRHLCRSTLGLGVGRDGAFAEYVALPASNVWVHRVPVDLDVAAIFDPFGNAVHTALSFPLVGEDVLITGAGPIGIMAAAVAKHAGARNVVITDVSEARLDLARKVGVSLALNVGEQTIADGQQKLGLREGFDIGLEMSGRPEAMRDMIANMTHGGRIAMLGLPSEEFAVDWSRIVTSMITIKGIYGREMYETWYAMSVLLEGGLDLAPVITGRYGYRDFEAAFDDAASGRGGKVILDWTS
- a CDS encoding GlxA family transcriptional regulator; the protein is MSASRLRRVAVLVLEGAKPLDVGIPAQVFTTRASMPYEVRLCGAAPGLVTGGDGLSYHVAHGLDALAWADIVFIPGYRFPDRDDPPQAVVDALIAAHDRGARLAAISTGAFALAATGLLDGKRATTHWHYTRALMAKHPLIQVDENVLFVDEGSVLTSAGAASGIDLCLHILRRDLGVAASNHAARRLVAAPYRSGGQAQYVPRSVPEPLGERFADTREWALHRLDEPLTLEVLARQAAVSPRTFSRRFVEETGYTPMQWVMRARVDMARELLERSQRSVEQIAADVGLGTGANLRLHFQHILDTTPSEYRRTFAQGE
- the gap gene encoding type I glyceraldehyde-3-phosphate dehydrogenase, whose protein sequence is MTRIAINGFGRIGRNVLRALLERDSKLEVVAVNDLTEPATLARLLAYDTTAGRLGRPVTADGDALVVDGRRIKVLAEREPAQLPWAELGVDVVLEATGRFTSAKAARAHLDAGAKKVLVSAPSDGADVTLAFGVNSDTYDPAVHTIVSNASCTTNALAPLAAVLDELAGIEHGFMTTVHAYTQEQNLQDGPHRDARRARAAAVNIVPTTTGAAKAIGLVLPNLEGKLSGDSIRVPVPVGSIVELNTTVARDVTRDDVLAAYRAAADGPLAGVLEYSDFPLVSSDITGNPASSIFDSALTRVDGRHIKVVAWYDNEWGFSNRVIDTLELLATR
- a CDS encoding erythromycin esterase family protein, which encodes MATDIKDTVHAVEAAAVMRLLPDRPRLLALGEPTHGEDALLDLRNELFRQLVEQEGYRTITIESDCMRGLVVDDYVTSGTGSLDEVMEQGISHGWGSSAANRELVRWMRAYNVRADDDGRPVSERLRFAGFDGPLEITHAASPRQALTALHGYLATRVDANLLPCTADTLDRLLGSDDRWTDPAAMMDPSRSTGQSAEAGRLRLLADDLVALLDAQTPHLITETSRDDWDRARLYGRTALGLLRYHYWMADTSPARMTRLVGVRDQMMAHNLLAVAARGPALVHAHNSHLQRGRSTMRMGGIPLEWWGAGALVSARLGDGYAFVATALGTIRHQGVDTPPPDTVEGLLYALPEDRCVIDAPRLATALGDTRPVPRVSPWFGYAPLDPAHLADSDGIVFVKDVPQS
- a CDS encoding TioE family transcriptional regulator translates to MGRNLQSGDRLRPVDLARGHGLSTQAVRNYEEAGILPAAGRTPHGYRTYTSLHAGALRAFLALVPGHGHRTATSIMRAVNQGAVDGAFRLIDESHAQLLDDRQTLQAVENALRDLEPATVPGPGAGPEPSAVSGPGGTFIGPLADQLGIRPATLRKWERAGLMRPHRDPQTGYRVYGEADVRDARLTHQLRRGGYLLEQIAPLIAQVRTAGGLEPLGAALHDWHGRLSARGRAMLTGAAELEAYLRERG
- a CDS encoding ATP-binding protein, with translation MEAPPVSQPPLTVRVFVQRFSSTPRGARLARRLALHQLNDWGVPYGADASETAALIVAELASNAVTHGRVPGRDFELRISHASGDGRTPGVLRIEVTDTRGERRPPRPGEVVAPPPGSGSGHGLVLVEALADRWAVLDRVQPGKTVRAELDLIGTAAK
- a CDS encoding DUF397 domain-containing protein, with the translated sequence MSTTDLAWFKSSHSSGSGDSCVEVATCPDAVHVRDSKVEEGPQLTLSPASWTGFVAYAAQA
- a CDS encoding GTPase-associated protein 1-related protein, which translates into the protein MSLAQLHYTSASAGEDGVGARFTAVGGGIPTPVLTEAEQLLGYEPPAGAPYHPTTAELRSFPETFSFSALSDGSHLLSRTVALGGSGACHFHAHAVHLPAGTRLPGGALPITAWRSPSWASTTPDGGTPDRISALPASAAFGQEALNDFAVSRSPWLATVFADLRRVSEKPSSAQIVLVERQSADVARWIALAGAVLPPEDAQRLTFTTYTRRPAHSPHQVIGVLPDDAHELTDPAFRVHTCAGRAPEGPVDAWAETVARIWRGRAPELFRAASELPGEPFAAGPLAFTALHAGIALGPNGRAAAADWAAERPYALDEQQVHRLTTALTAPADDRTAAESESVARLLSALEGRVPATATAPLAALLVTEAVRRSDAVLALPPRSAFAEPAVVKELAEELAPDLLAELTAETTVGETIGRQVQLLRIARLLDMDLTEQLPSVARHMARTLLAAPAPDSGPALLDLLDEQFDVRTALLGELDRRALTAPSAAEELLTRVALPFTGAQALPHLRMCAEAPRAKEQGSDRIMALHTVLRAAGFSPFAEPLVLRTAIELIWGDATPTAGEARLLLGESGSDSHRTAGTWSHLLAAALSAPSDDAEAAELAHDLLRCFPQEIDARARGALRLLEFARDVRSGESPPGWPDRAMALRARAEPVEPTVLEHAYGTLARILLAPERPEAELYAFVHSDDPDLIAAYDRAARHDTVLARLRAEPAYVADCFTVWTSHPHAGRAWSETRAALLEEVLRPVVRDLSGSEIAVVEKAAEQTGSSRTAEAFRTWRRRPGTFGRRLGSRLAARVRRS